One genomic window of Sardina pilchardus chromosome 15, fSarPil1.1, whole genome shotgun sequence includes the following:
- the si:ch211-212d10.2 gene encoding Rieske domain-containing protein, translating to MCCCYKVRSHMASAKEGSAAAQDVVWRLIGPVSELSNRQCRLIYSSFGFDSDVCLFHVKGDFFAMDARCSHSGGPLCDGDIEEADGVLQVFCPWHDYDFNLRTGKSNTGLQQQVHEVKLEDGSVFVKHASFLSLKPFPLGSKD from the exons atgtgttgttgttacaAAGTGCGCTCGCATATGGCTTCAGCAAAGGAAGGGAGCGCAGCTGCTCAAGATGTAGTGTGGCGGCTAATCGGCCCAGTCTCTGAGCTGTCTAATCGACAGTGCCGTCTGATCTATTCCTCTTTCGGTTTCGACTCTGATGTTTGCCTCTTTCATGTTAAAGGGGATTTTTTTGCGATGGATGCACGCTGCTCTCATTCGG GAGGACCCCTGTGCGATGGAGACATCGAGGAAGCAGATGGTGTCCTGCAAGTCTTCTGTCCATGGCATGACTATGATTTCAATCTCAGAACAGGGAAGTCAAATACTGGGTTACAG caACAAGTGCATGAAGTCAAGCTTGAGGATGGCAGCGTCTTCGTGAAACATGCAAGCTTCCTCTCGCTGAAACCCTTCCCCCTGGGGTCGAAGGACTGA